One Chitinophaga parva DNA segment encodes these proteins:
- a CDS encoding ThuA domain-containing protein — protein MRKLFVYTTTLLLLSLAALAQQKNKPAFKVLAFFTAKNDLAHISYVHEANKWFPAAAAKYHFQYDSTNDWSKLNADTLSQYQVVLFLDTRPEVPAQRAAFRQYMEKGGGWIGFHFAAFGLTPSDVPQNWDWFHNTFLGSGQFVSNTWHPTPAILRVEDAKSPVTKGLPPTFKTAPNEWYRWEHDLRKNPGIDILLAVDSSSFPLGTGPKPQEIWHSGYYPVVWTNRHFHMVYINMGHNDMDYDGGTNRQLSSTFSSPDQDKMLINALFFVAGVKH, from the coding sequence ATGCGTAAGCTTTTCGTATATACCACCACGTTATTACTGCTTTCCCTGGCAGCATTGGCCCAGCAAAAAAATAAGCCTGCTTTCAAGGTGCTGGCGTTCTTCACCGCAAAGAACGACCTGGCCCATATCAGCTACGTGCACGAAGCCAACAAATGGTTTCCTGCAGCGGCCGCAAAGTATCACTTCCAATACGACTCCACCAACGATTGGTCCAAGCTCAATGCAGATACCCTGTCCCAATACCAGGTGGTGCTCTTCCTGGATACCCGCCCTGAAGTACCCGCGCAGCGTGCGGCTTTCCGGCAGTACATGGAAAAGGGCGGAGGCTGGATAGGCTTCCACTTTGCCGCCTTTGGCCTTACCCCCAGTGATGTGCCCCAGAACTGGGACTGGTTTCACAATACCTTCCTGGGCTCCGGTCAGTTTGTAAGCAATACCTGGCATCCCACGCCGGCCATCCTGCGCGTGGAAGACGCCAAAAGCCCGGTGACAAAGGGCTTGCCCCCTACTTTTAAAACAGCCCCCAATGAATGGTACCGCTGGGAGCACGACCTGCGTAAAAATCCCGGCATTGATATCCTCCTGGCGGTAGACAGCAGCAGCTTTCCCCTTGGCACCGGCCCCAAGCCGCAGGAGATCTGGCACAGCGGTTACTACCCGGTGGTGTGGACCAACCGGCATTTCCACATGGTATACATTAACATGGGCCATAATGATATGGATTATGATGGCGGCACCAACCGCCAGTTATCGTCCACTTTCTCCAGCCCGGACCAGGATAAAATGCTGATCAATGCCCTGTTTTTCGTAGCAGGGGTAAAACATTAA
- a CDS encoding sugar porter family MFS transporter, whose amino-acid sequence MKQQRVFLWSIVIALGGFLFGFDTAVISGAEQFIQKYWQLSEVEHGFTISIALIGTVIGSLMGALPSDALGRKKTLYIIAALYLISSLGSAFSTNWYAFLFFRFAGGLGVGASSVTAPIYISEIAPAERRGRLVALFQFNIVLGILMSYLSNYLVGDIGKEPWRIMLGVQAVPSLLFLVLLRTVPESPRWLIQHKQDTNAALDILRVINPDTAAATAQQIQQDLATAQTQAQAAKEPLFSMKNKTPIMLAVLFAFFNQLSGINAILYYAPRIFSEAGFGEKASLLSSVGVGSVNFIFTLLAMNFIDRFGRRSLMLVGSFGLIVTLGLVAYSFFHKSASNDPRIPVAVMSCLFAYIAFFAFSQGAVIWVFLSEIFPNTLRGKGQALGSTTHWVLAAVIAFSFPVMNSTIGLGNLFLIFMGMMVLQLLFVWRMMPETKGKSLEQLGSTLVMH is encoded by the coding sequence ATGAAACAACAACGTGTATTTCTCTGGTCCATTGTCATTGCACTGGGCGGCTTCCTCTTTGGGTTCGACACCGCAGTGATCTCCGGGGCAGAGCAGTTCATTCAAAAGTACTGGCAGCTTTCTGAAGTGGAGCATGGCTTCACCATCTCCATTGCCCTCATCGGCACCGTGATCGGCTCCCTCATGGGCGCGCTCCCGTCTGATGCGCTGGGCCGTAAGAAAACCCTTTACATCATTGCCGCATTGTACCTCATTTCTTCGCTGGGCAGCGCATTTTCTACCAACTGGTATGCTTTCCTGTTCTTCCGCTTTGCAGGCGGACTAGGTGTAGGCGCCTCTTCCGTTACAGCTCCCATCTACATTTCAGAGATTGCACCGGCGGAGCGCCGGGGCAGGCTGGTGGCGCTTTTCCAGTTCAATATCGTACTGGGCATCCTCATGTCTTATCTCTCCAACTACCTGGTAGGCGACATTGGTAAAGAGCCCTGGCGCATTATGCTGGGCGTACAGGCCGTGCCTTCCCTCCTCTTCCTGGTGCTGCTGAGAACCGTGCCCGAAAGCCCCCGCTGGCTCATTCAGCACAAGCAGGATACCAACGCTGCGCTGGACATCCTGCGCGTCATTAACCCAGACACCGCGGCGGCTACGGCGCAGCAAATACAGCAGGACCTGGCCACCGCCCAAACCCAGGCACAAGCCGCAAAAGAGCCGCTGTTTTCCATGAAGAACAAAACCCCTATTATGCTGGCAGTACTGTTTGCCTTCTTCAACCAATTATCCGGTATCAACGCTATTTTATACTATGCGCCCCGCATTTTTTCCGAAGCGGGCTTTGGCGAGAAAGCCTCCCTGCTTTCCAGCGTAGGCGTGGGTTCTGTGAATTTCATCTTTACGCTGCTGGCCATGAATTTCATTGACCGGTTTGGGCGCAGGTCCCTCATGCTGGTGGGCTCCTTCGGGCTCATTGTCACCCTGGGACTGGTAGCTTATTCTTTCTTCCATAAAAGCGCGTCCAACGATCCACGTATACCCGTTGCCGTTATGAGCTGCCTGTTTGCCTACATTGCCTTTTTTGCCTTCTCACAAGGCGCGGTGATCTGGGTATTCCTGTCGGAGATCTTCCCGAACACGTTGCGAGGCAAGGGACAGGCCCTGGGCAGCACTACGCACTGGGTGCTGGCGGCAGTGATCGCGTTCTCCTTCCCGGTGATGAACAGCACCATCGGGCTGGGCAACCTGTTCCTGATCTTCATGGGCATGATGGTATTGCAACTGCTGTTTGTGTGGAGGATGATGCCGGAAACCAAAGGTAAATCGCTGGAGCAACTGGGCAGTACGCTGGTCATGCATTAA
- a CDS encoding AraC family transcriptional regulator, with product MITQLSKPVTAYRNIVASPAPGTDKKMSFEVSNLSDFLRERAAQQVNAYRHDCFMVLWVRQGSGVYQIDMNRYEIKADTVYFLAPGQIDVLQASEDLDGYVISFSNEFLNLYENNFDLLFNTGLYYTLPYSPFIKVQGEDMVAELEHMVLKMIKEYRGGHRLRAEVLRGNLKLFLIYLIRQDENAAYSYPTKKFELVKRFLQLLEKDFATKKLVTDYADELAVTPSYLNIIVKKVSGFPASFHIQQRIIMEAKRQAFYADMTMKEIAYDLGFDDIAHFSKYFKNVAGTSFTDFKKEVQTHLCL from the coding sequence GTGATTACACAGTTATCAAAACCAGTTACGGCGTACAGGAACATTGTCGCCAGCCCGGCCCCCGGCACGGACAAAAAAATGTCGTTCGAGGTCAGCAACCTGTCAGACTTCCTCCGGGAAAGAGCTGCACAGCAGGTGAACGCTTACCGCCATGATTGCTTCATGGTGCTTTGGGTACGCCAGGGCTCCGGCGTGTACCAGATAGACATGAACCGTTATGAGATCAAGGCAGACACTGTGTACTTCCTGGCGCCGGGACAGATAGACGTGTTGCAGGCCAGCGAAGATCTGGATGGTTATGTGATCAGCTTCAGCAACGAATTCCTGAACCTGTATGAAAACAATTTCGACCTGCTGTTCAATACCGGTTTGTATTACACCCTGCCATATTCCCCTTTCATTAAAGTGCAGGGCGAAGACATGGTGGCAGAACTGGAACACATGGTGCTGAAAATGATAAAAGAATACCGTGGCGGTCACCGCCTGCGTGCAGAAGTGCTGCGGGGCAACCTGAAGCTGTTCCTCATCTACCTGATCCGCCAGGATGAAAACGCCGCTTATTCTTACCCCACCAAAAAGTTTGAACTGGTAAAACGTTTCCTGCAACTGCTGGAAAAGGATTTTGCCACCAAGAAACTGGTGACCGACTATGCAGATGAACTGGCGGTAACCCCCAGCTATCTCAATATCATTGTGAAAAAAGTGTCTGGTTTTCCCGCCAGTTTTCACATCCAGCAGCGCATTATCATGGAAGCAAAACGCCAGGCTTTTTATGCGGATATGACCATGAAAGAGATTGCCTATGACCTGGGTTTTGATGATATAGCCCACTTTAGCAAATACTTTAAGAACGTTGCTGGTACCAGCTTTACGGACTTTAAGAAAGAGGTGCAAACTCATTTGTGTCTCTAA
- a CDS encoding DEAD/DEAH box helicase, translated as MTFADLNLNKPLLTALDELGFTTPTTIQHRAFSAMMSGRDVCGIAQTGTGKTFAYLLPILRQWQFSKEKYPTVLIMVPTRELVAQVVDSIYQLTPYMRVVTEGFYGGVNMNPQMERAKEKIDIVVATPGRLVDLILSGALKMKGIKKVVIDEVDEMLNLGFRTQIKHVLDLLPARRQNTMFSATITEDVQAIIKTFFNDPITVEAAPAGSPLANIQQVAYDVPNFNTKVNLLEKMLQEDAGMSKVLVFAATKALADELYEKLEPKFPGKVGVIHSNKEQNHRFNTVKQFQDGTYRFIIATDIIARGLDVAEVSHVINLDAPEVPEDYIHRIGRTGRADRPGVAILFKTGKEQPLVDKIEALMNYQIPVKPLPADLEISNVLIESEMPPKFVVPNIEIRQPKAEPRGAAFHEKKAKNRKVNVKVSHKEKMQAKYGKPKKRGAKKK; from the coding sequence ATGACGTTCGCAGATCTCAATCTCAACAAGCCGTTGCTCACTGCCCTGGATGAACTGGGCTTCACTACGCCTACCACCATCCAGCACCGGGCTTTTTCGGCGATGATGTCTGGCCGCGATGTATGCGGCATTGCGCAGACGGGCACGGGTAAAACCTTTGCCTACCTGCTGCCTATTTTGCGCCAATGGCAGTTTTCCAAGGAAAAATACCCTACCGTGCTCATCATGGTGCCCACCCGTGAGCTGGTGGCCCAGGTAGTAGACTCCATTTACCAGCTTACCCCCTACATGCGGGTGGTAACGGAAGGTTTTTACGGTGGCGTGAATATGAACCCGCAGATGGAGCGCGCCAAGGAAAAAATAGACATCGTGGTGGCCACGCCCGGCCGCCTGGTAGACCTGATCCTGAGCGGCGCCCTGAAAATGAAAGGCATTAAGAAGGTGGTGATCGATGAAGTGGATGAAATGCTGAACCTGGGCTTCCGCACGCAGATCAAGCATGTGCTGGACCTGCTGCCCGCCCGGCGCCAGAACACCATGTTCTCCGCCACCATCACAGAAGACGTGCAGGCCATTATCAAAACTTTCTTCAACGATCCCATTACCGTGGAAGCCGCACCCGCAGGCTCTCCCCTGGCTAACATACAGCAGGTGGCCTACGATGTGCCCAATTTCAACACGAAAGTGAACCTGCTGGAAAAAATGCTGCAGGAAGATGCCGGCATGAGCAAGGTGCTGGTGTTTGCCGCTACCAAAGCCCTGGCGGATGAGCTGTATGAAAAGCTGGAGCCCAAATTCCCCGGCAAGGTGGGGGTGATCCATTCCAATAAGGAACAGAACCACCGTTTCAATACCGTGAAGCAATTCCAGGATGGTACGTACCGTTTCATCATTGCCACAGACATCATTGCCCGTGGCCTGGATGTGGCGGAAGTAAGCCACGTGATCAACCTGGATGCGCCGGAAGTACCGGAAGATTATATCCATCGCATAGGCCGTACGGGCCGTGCAGACAGGCCCGGGGTAGCTATTCTTTTCAAAACCGGAAAGGAACAACCGCTGGTGGACAAAATTGAAGCGCTGATGAATTACCAGATCCCCGTGAAGCCGTTGCCGGCAGACCTGGAGATCTCCAACGTACTCATTGAATCTGAAATGCCACCTAAGTTTGTGGTGCCCAATATTGAGATCCGTCAACCCAAAGCAGAACCGCGCGGGGCGGCCTTCCACGAGAAAAAGGCGAAGAACAGGAAGGTGAATGTAAAGGTGAGCCACAAGGAAAAAATGCAAGCCAAGTACGGGAAGCCGAAGAAACGGGGCGCGAAGAAGAAATAA
- a CDS encoding DUF2975 domain-containing protein has product MRSKRLFSVVGTGVRLCLNASVVLAVLAVAFFIYTLSTEKGDPRAGGVPDGLSVSAPVQLFGQAAARHQPDTISMPAGARVAIREQPGAHYRLSAFYFSPLGMLILLFSCAKGMAVIYGLWLLRQVFRKVSEDEPFPGQVGRRIRNIALVFIGVDVLKIVYYALFQHFCNGMFPAGRGIRVSLEIEVGSGIIMGLLLLCLAVLFRRGEEIYSEQQLTV; this is encoded by the coding sequence ATGCGCTCCAAGAGATTATTCAGCGTGGTAGGCACCGGGGTACGCCTCTGTTTAAATGCCTCCGTTGTACTGGCCGTGCTGGCAGTAGCTTTTTTCATTTATACCCTGTCCACTGAAAAGGGAGACCCCCGGGCGGGTGGTGTACCGGACGGGCTCTCCGTGAGCGCCCCGGTGCAGCTGTTTGGCCAGGCAGCTGCCAGGCACCAACCGGACACCATTTCCATGCCGGCCGGTGCGCGCGTGGCTATCCGGGAGCAACCGGGAGCTCACTACCGGTTGTCTGCTTTTTACTTCAGCCCTTTGGGTATGCTCATCCTGTTGTTTAGCTGTGCAAAGGGCATGGCCGTCATTTACGGGCTATGGCTGTTGCGGCAGGTGTTCCGGAAGGTGAGTGAAGATGAACCATTTCCCGGGCAGGTGGGCCGGCGTATCCGCAACATAGCGCTGGTATTTATTGGCGTGGATGTGCTGAAGATCGTGTACTACGCTTTGTTCCAGCATTTTTGCAACGGCATGTTCCCGGCAGGCCGTGGCATCAGGGTGAGCCTGGAGATCGAGGTAGGCAGCGGCATTATCATGGGCCTGCTCCTGCTTTGCCTGGCCGTGCTGTTTCGCCGTGGGGAAGAAATCTATTCAGAACAACAATTAACTGTATAA
- a CDS encoding 2'-5' RNA ligase family protein — translation MAQETPPLIVTLELDGAAHQFFTAQRTRYFPAHTNYLEAHLTLFHHLPGNNAEVMDILAREAAGPPFSLAVTGLHNMGNGVAYTLQSDHLQRLHRRLQEALRPWLLHRDLQPCWPHITIMNKVTAYKALRTWAELSGGFRPFRVEAWGLGYWHYHKGAWEAAGNMPFTQPGGSP, via the coding sequence ATGGCGCAGGAAACGCCTCCGCTGATCGTTACGCTGGAGCTGGATGGGGCTGCACACCAGTTCTTCACAGCACAGCGTACCCGGTATTTTCCTGCGCATACCAATTACCTGGAGGCCCATCTTACTTTGTTCCATCACCTGCCCGGAAATAATGCGGAAGTGATGGACATCCTGGCGCGGGAAGCCGCCGGTCCGCCGTTTTCACTGGCCGTGACCGGCCTGCATAATATGGGTAACGGGGTAGCCTATACGTTGCAATCAGATCACCTGCAGCGGCTACACCGCCGCTTGCAGGAAGCGCTGCGGCCATGGCTCCTCCACCGGGACCTGCAGCCCTGCTGGCCCCACATCACCATCATGAATAAGGTTACGGCTTACAAAGCGCTGCGCACCTGGGCGGAGTTGTCTGGCGGGTTCCGGCCCTTCCGCGTGGAAGCATGGGGACTGGGCTACTGGCATTACCACAAAGGAGCCTGGGAAGCGGCAGGTAACATGCCTTTTACGCAACCTGGCGGGAGCCCATGA
- a CDS encoding AAA domain-containing protein, which translates to MDYFKKQLELLQLEREEDKNAYQLLIASSSVADRRAAGMAWYPIAIRDTELGRGDYLTVEAERTTHQDVAHQLRFGVSAALFSNHDPKNDRLEGTITWQSGNRLKLTLRTDELPDWADNGKLGIDLLFDDNSYDEMQSALKEAEIRKDKGNEGHLIKVLLGEKPATFHHELVTYHLPQLNASQQAAVEKIIAANEIAIVHGPPGTGKTTTLVQAIKALWKLEHLPILVAAPSNTAVDLLSERLSAEGLNVLRIGNPARVSAHLMSLTLDARIAEHTSMKEIRALKKQANEFRDMAHKYKRNFGRAEREQRKALFTEARNIMKTVSDTEQYIIDDVIARAQVITTTLVGANHYTVRNLQYKTVVIDEAGQALEPACWIPILKAKKVILAGDHQQLPPTIKSNEAARRGLSTTLLEKCVALHPEAVVMLEEQYRMHATIMGYAAASFYNSQLRAHASVAEHTLFTDDSPLAFIDTAGCGFEEKQDGTSTTNPEEAAFLFKHLGRLAVELDTHYPVDQFPSIAVISPYKQQVTLLKEQLQHAPDLHKYGNRISVNTIDSFQGQERDIVYISMTRSNTENKIGFLADIRRMNVAMTRARKKLVVVGDSGTLSQLPFYANFITYAEQHNAYLSAWEFMD; encoded by the coding sequence ATGGATTATTTCAAAAAGCAGCTGGAACTCCTGCAACTGGAACGGGAAGAAGACAAGAACGCCTATCAGTTACTCATTGCATCGTCGTCTGTGGCGGACCGCCGCGCAGCCGGCATGGCCTGGTATCCCATCGCCATCCGCGATACTGAACTGGGCCGCGGTGATTACCTTACCGTGGAAGCAGAACGCACCACCCACCAGGACGTTGCACACCAGCTGCGCTTTGGCGTATCCGCCGCCTTATTCTCTAACCATGATCCCAAAAACGACCGCCTGGAAGGCACCATCACCTGGCAAAGCGGTAACCGACTGAAGCTGACCCTGCGCACGGATGAATTGCCGGACTGGGCGGACAACGGGAAGCTGGGCATAGACCTGCTGTTTGACGACAACAGTTACGATGAAATGCAGTCCGCGCTCAAGGAAGCGGAAATCCGCAAGGATAAAGGCAATGAAGGCCACCTCATTAAAGTACTGCTGGGTGAAAAACCTGCCACTTTCCACCATGAACTGGTCACCTATCATCTTCCCCAGCTCAATGCTTCCCAGCAGGCGGCCGTGGAAAAGATTATTGCTGCCAATGAAATTGCCATCGTGCATGGCCCTCCCGGCACAGGAAAAACCACCACGCTGGTGCAGGCTATCAAAGCCTTGTGGAAACTGGAGCACCTGCCCATCCTGGTAGCAGCACCCAGCAACACGGCGGTAGACCTGCTCAGCGAGCGGCTTTCCGCGGAAGGGCTGAATGTACTGCGCATAGGCAATCCTGCCCGTGTGTCAGCACATCTGATGTCGCTTACGCTGGATGCCCGCATTGCGGAGCACACCAGCATGAAGGAGATCCGCGCCCTGAAAAAACAGGCCAATGAATTCCGTGACATGGCGCATAAATACAAGCGTAATTTTGGCCGGGCGGAACGCGAGCAGCGCAAAGCCCTCTTCACGGAAGCCCGCAATATCATGAAAACTGTAAGCGATACAGAGCAATACATCATAGACGATGTAATAGCCCGCGCCCAGGTGATCACCACCACGCTGGTGGGCGCTAATCACTACACGGTGCGCAACCTCCAATATAAGACCGTGGTGATAGACGAAGCTGGCCAGGCGCTGGAACCTGCCTGCTGGATCCCCATCCTCAAAGCAAAAAAAGTAATACTGGCAGGCGATCACCAGCAACTGCCGCCCACCATCAAATCGAATGAAGCAGCGCGCCGCGGCCTCAGCACCACCTTGCTGGAAAAGTGTGTAGCACTGCACCCGGAGGCGGTGGTGATGCTGGAAGAGCAGTACCGTATGCACGCCACCATTATGGGGTATGCTGCTGCTTCGTTTTACAACAGCCAGCTGCGTGCGCACGCCTCTGTGGCGGAACATACCCTGTTCACCGACGATTCGCCCCTTGCTTTTATCGACACGGCCGGTTGTGGCTTTGAAGAAAAGCAGGATGGCACCAGCACGACCAATCCTGAAGAAGCGGCTTTCCTCTTCAAACACCTGGGCCGCCTGGCGGTGGAGCTGGATACGCATTATCCCGTGGACCAGTTTCCCAGCATTGCCGTGATCTCCCCGTACAAACAGCAGGTAACGCTGCTGAAAGAACAGCTGCAACACGCGCCGGACCTGCATAAATATGGCAACCGGATCTCGGTAAACACGATCGACAGCTTCCAGGGCCAGGAGCGCGACATTGTATACATCAGCATGACCCGCAGCAATACGGAAAACAAGATCGGTTTCCTGGCAGATATCCGGCGTATGAACGTGGCCATGACCCGCGCCCGTAAAAAACTGGTGGTGGTAGGGGATAGTGGTACGCTTTCCCAACTGCCCTTCTACGCAAATTTTATTACCTACGCAGAGCAGCACAATGCTTACCTCAGCGCATGGGAATTTATGGATTAA
- a CDS encoding sigma-54-dependent transcriptional regulator → MRKKILIVEDELIVAGDLRLLLERSGYEVCGIARSVQRARETLPVARPDLVLLDIYLKGDLTGIDLARDLNELRIPFVYLSANSNQQVLEAAKLTQPYGFIVKPFREKDVLVTLDIAWYRYEIDRQVQGMPARAPQAAPPAPLEAPPAPVPAASVTQPLSLPNFDGIIGASDGMLDVFELIRQVAPLDTSVLVLGESGTGKEGVANCIHQRSSRRGKPYVKVNCAALPPNLIESELFGHEKGSFTGAVEKRIGKFEKANGGTIFLDEIGEMPADMQVKLLRVLQEREIERIGGNGPIKVDVRVIAATNRNLEKEIAQGNFRLDLYYRLHVFPIEIPALRERREDIPLLVQYFVQFHASRVGRVIDQVDPAVMRALEAYPWPGNVRELQNLIERSVLLSKGNILKEVALPNQPYEQARRTPAPQQTDDAAAVKTIVEIEREHIIEVLKKCNHRISGPGGAAELLNLPPSTLTSKMKKLGIVKRHTT, encoded by the coding sequence ATGCGAAAGAAGATCCTGATAGTAGAAGACGAGCTGATTGTAGCGGGTGACCTCCGGTTGCTCCTGGAACGCTCCGGCTACGAGGTTTGTGGCATTGCCCGCTCTGTGCAGCGTGCCCGGGAAACGTTGCCCGTGGCCAGGCCGGACCTGGTGCTGCTCGATATTTATCTTAAAGGGGACCTTACCGGGATAGACCTGGCCAGGGATTTGAATGAGCTGCGTATTCCTTTCGTTTATCTTTCTGCCAATTCCAACCAACAGGTATTGGAAGCGGCAAAGCTTACCCAGCCTTATGGATTTATTGTAAAGCCTTTCCGCGAGAAAGATGTGCTGGTGACGCTGGATATTGCCTGGTACCGCTATGAGATAGACCGGCAGGTACAAGGCATGCCGGCCCGTGCGCCACAAGCCGCACCGCCGGCCCCTTTGGAAGCGCCCCCGGCCCCTGTACCGGCGGCATCTGTTACGCAGCCTTTATCGCTCCCCAATTTCGACGGCATCATTGGTGCCAGTGACGGGATGCTGGATGTATTTGAACTGATCCGCCAGGTGGCCCCGCTGGATACGTCTGTACTGGTACTGGGGGAAAGCGGTACCGGCAAGGAAGGTGTGGCCAACTGCATTCACCAGCGCTCTTCCCGCCGCGGTAAGCCTTATGTAAAGGTGAACTGTGCCGCCCTGCCGCCAAACCTCATAGAATCCGAGCTGTTTGGACATGAAAAAGGATCCTTTACCGGCGCGGTGGAAAAACGCATCGGCAAGTTTGAAAAGGCCAATGGCGGCACCATCTTCCTGGATGAAATAGGAGAGATGCCGGCAGATATGCAGGTGAAGCTGCTGCGTGTGCTCCAGGAAAGGGAGATAGAGCGCATTGGGGGCAATGGCCCCATCAAGGTGGATGTGCGCGTAATAGCGGCTACCAACCGTAACCTGGAAAAAGAGATTGCCCAGGGTAATTTCCGCCTGGACCTGTATTACCGCCTGCACGTATTCCCCATTGAAATACCGGCCCTGCGTGAGCGCCGCGAAGATATTCCCCTGCTGGTGCAGTACTTCGTTCAGTTCCACGCCAGCCGCGTGGGCCGGGTGATAGACCAGGTAGATCCTGCGGTAATGCGCGCACTGGAAGCCTACCCCTGGCCGGGCAATGTGCGGGAGCTGCAAAACCTCATTGAGCGCAGCGTGTTGCTCAGCAAGGGCAATATCCTCAAAGAAGTGGCCCTGCCCAACCAGCCTTACGAGCAGGCGCGCAGAACACCGGCGCCACAACAAACGGACGATGCTGCCGCCGTAAAAACCATCGTGGAGATAGAGCGCGAACATATCATAGAGGTGCTGAAGAAATGCAATCACCGCATTTCCGGCCCCGGTGGCGCCGCAGAGCTGCTCAATCTTCCGCCCAGTACCCTTACTTCCAAAATGAAGAAGCTGGGCATTGTAAAGAGGCATACCACCTGA
- a CDS encoding GNAT family N-acetyltransferase: MKTSHRKASLMDAEELTNLSMLLYQEIQSRKDRAENRIVATIRFYEENPNMGAVLMIENPETVIGYAIVFRFWSDEYGGLMLGMDELFIRREFRGRFVASQFIHALINAEKGDPCFAGMELEAHPGNMVAAGFFENAGFARNNNQLYLHLVKHRP, from the coding sequence ATGAAGACTTCACACAGAAAGGCAAGTCTCATGGACGCGGAAGAGTTGACCAACCTCTCTATGCTGCTGTACCAGGAAATCCAAAGCCGCAAAGACAGGGCGGAGAACAGGATCGTTGCCACTATCCGGTTCTATGAAGAAAATCCTAACATGGGCGCCGTACTGATGATTGAGAACCCTGAAACCGTGATCGGTTATGCCATTGTATTCCGTTTCTGGAGCGATGAATACGGTGGGTTAATGCTGGGCATGGACGAACTGTTTATCCGTCGCGAGTTCCGGGGCCGCTTTGTTGCCAGCCAGTTTATCCACGCGCTGATAAATGCTGAAAAAGGGGATCCCTGTTTTGCCGGTATGGAACTGGAAGCACACCCCGGCAATATGGTGGCAGCCGGTTTTTTTGAGAACGCCGGTTTTGCAAGGAACAATAACCAACTCTACCTGCACCTGGTGAAACACCGGCCCTGA
- a CDS encoding helix-turn-helix domain-containing protein, producing MPIIVNLDVMLARRKMQLTELSEKMGITLANLSILKTGKAKAIRFSTLEMICGILECQPGDILEYQAPKGRKQ from the coding sequence ATGCCGATCATTGTAAACCTGGACGTGATGCTGGCCAGGCGCAAAATGCAGCTCACGGAACTGTCTGAAAAAATGGGTATTACGCTGGCCAACCTGTCTATCCTGAAGACCGGCAAGGCCAAGGCCATCCGTTTTTCCACGCTGGAAATGATCTGCGGGATACTGGAGTGCCAGCCCGGGGATATTTTAGAATACCAGGCGCCTAAGGGGAGGAAGCAATAA